One genomic window of Sulfurovum lithotrophicum includes the following:
- the tilS gene encoding tRNA lysidine(34) synthetase TilS — protein sequence MLNIDTKNLQSKKNLLAFSAGIDSSALFFLLIENNIRFDITIVDYNIREQSKKELAHAKALAKEHKLFCHTIQAPMFDTHFESKARKFRYEFFESLIQTEGYDNLITAHQLNDQLEWLLMRLTKGAGVSELIGLKPVTYRENYTLVRPLLEYSKDELLTYLKENNHPYFIDESNIDVKYERNLFRKQFSDPLMANYKEGIKRSFDYLRKDKKSLEKDFETIFTEKKLKIIKLHTISAKIKAADLALKESGYLLSASQRQEIKKERSLVIGGKWALELKGHMLYIAPYLNNKMPKSFKEMCRLAKIPAKIRPYCFHQNIDVTHIQTVDS from the coding sequence ATGCTAAACATAGATACAAAAAATCTACAGAGCAAAAAAAACCTTTTAGCATTCTCCGCAGGCATAGACTCCTCAGCCCTGTTTTTTTTACTCATAGAAAATAACATCAGATTCGATATCACTATTGTAGACTACAACATCAGAGAACAGAGTAAAAAAGAGCTAGCCCATGCCAAAGCGTTGGCAAAAGAACATAAACTCTTCTGTCATACCATTCAAGCACCTATGTTTGATACACACTTTGAAAGCAAAGCACGAAAATTCCGTTATGAATTCTTTGAGTCACTCATTCAGACAGAGGGATATGACAACCTCATCACTGCCCATCAGCTTAACGACCAGCTTGAATGGCTGCTGATGCGCCTGACTAAAGGGGCGGGGGTTTCTGAGCTTATAGGGCTGAAACCTGTAACATATAGAGAGAATTATACTTTAGTCAGACCTCTCCTTGAGTACAGCAAAGATGAACTGCTTACTTATCTGAAAGAAAATAATCACCCCTATTTCATCGATGAGAGCAACATTGATGTAAAGTATGAGCGTAATCTTTTTAGAAAACAATTTTCTGATCCTCTTATGGCAAACTATAAAGAGGGGATCAAACGCAGCTTTGATTACTTGAGAAAAGATAAAAAATCTCTTGAAAAAGATTTTGAAACAATTTTCACAGAAAAAAAGTTAAAAATCATCAAACTGCATACCATCTCTGCAAAAATCAAGGCAGCCGATCTTGCTTTAAAAGAATCCGGCTACCTTCTTTCCGCATCCCAGCGTCAGGAGATAAAGAAGGAAAGAAGCTTAGTTATCGGCGGGAAGTGGGCGCTTGAATTAAAGGGCCATATGCTCTATATCGCACCCTACCTCAATAATAAAATGCCAAAGTCATTTAAAGAAATGTGCCGTCTTGCAAAGATCCCCGCCAAAATAAGACCATACTGTTTTCATCAGAACATTGACGTAACACATATACAAACTGTTGACTCTTAG